GAAGCAAAAGACGCGGTGTTCCACCGCACAAAGGCGGGGTTGCGGGCGGATGAGCTGCTGAATCCATAGATGAACCGATTCGGAACCCAGCGACTGCGACCAGGGCACTTGGCCGCCTGTGCGCTTCAATTCCTGAAAACGGCATGTCAATAGAAATGAAAGCTGTCTATTGAGTGTCAATAACGTCAAAGGTCAGGTTGATAAAAGGCAAAATTCATCCCGTTTATGCGCGTCGGGTCGACATACTAATACCTAAATCCATCAATATCCCGACCCTTGCCTCCTCTTTGTTCTCTCAAACGGACAAACATCATGGCGCCGGCAATTGACCAGCCCGTGAGACTCCTATGCATCATCCCTATATCAACAACAGGCATGACAGACGACCTCGCACGTGTATATCACTCCACGGCAACCCTCCAAATTACCTTTGTGGACGGCCGCGACCTCGATGACTGCCCTCCGTGCATCGAGAACCACGCGCAGGCCATATCTTCAACCAACGCAGTTCTCCCCCGTGCGATAGAGTACATCTCCAACCACAGCCCGCATGCCGTCCTCGTCTGCTGCTTCTCAGACCACCCGCTAGTATACGCACTGGAGGAGCGCTACGGTGACGAGGTTCCCGTCACCGGAATATTCCAAGCCGCGTTACAGGAAGCCACAGCAAGTGGAGGCAAGTTCGGCATTGTTACAACATCGACCTTATGGGAACAGCCGCTGAAAGACTCTGCTGATGACCTCGGTTTCGGGACGTATTCCACTGGCGTCGCAGCGACTGGCTTGAGCCCACTTGAGCTGGAGAGCTTGGATCGGGATTTCGTGATCGATCGCATTGCTACATCTTCGAAGCCTTTGATTGATAACGGTGCCGAAAGCATTATCCTCGGCTGTGCGGGTATGGCGGTATTGGAAGACAATATACTCTCGGCTCTTCCACCTTCGATCAAGACGATTGATGGTGTTCGTTCAGGGATGACGATCTTGTCGCGGCGGATTGAGGAGACGGCTTTAACCAAACCAGTGCTTTCTCTCCTCGACGATACCAAGACTAAGATTGCGGTAAGCAGCACGATGAGGGACAGGCAGCAGATATTGTGACGTAGGAAGGGCCCGATGTGTAAGATCAAGGGCTAGTAGCCACTATGAATGATGTCGATATATTGATATGGTGATAGATCTGGCAGGAATTAACGCAAAATCAAGTCGTTCCCCAGCTCTCAATTGCGCCGGCCCAATCAATCTCCGCCCCGTCATTGAAGGCATTGTTCCACATGTTGCCGATAAAATCTGCTTGAAAATTGTAAAAGGAAGTATTTGGTAACGCATATTGCTCGAGAAACCCtgggtgctgctgctgtggtGGCGGCTGGGGCATCAAGTCCATGACCCGTGGGTCATTCGTTATCTCGGGCTGATGGTGCATGACCGGCGCTACCGATACTGCCGGTACTGCTGTCACTGTTGGTATTGCCTGGCTCTGTCGAAGAAGTATCTCTTCTAGTTTGTGAATATACTGAAAGATTCGTGCGCCTGCTTGGCTTGCTGAAGGAAGAGACGGTGCGAGGCTCTGAAGAAATGTGGCCATGGAAGTCCTGACCAGTCAGCATACCTTACCTAGATATAGGACAAGGGGTATGCGGGCTCCAACGTACATGACTTCGCGAAGTTTGTAGTACTGCCAGTCGACCAATTGGCGGGCAATGAAGCTACTAAGCAAGTGGGCGACTCCTGCCAACTCTTGCAGCTGCGTAGCAATATCAGCACAGTATCGGTCAAGTAAGAGAGGAGCATACCATGGGATATCCGATTGCCCGCAAGTACTCCACCGGCACCAGAGTAATCTCTTGTATTAGTTCAAGCGCAGCGCCACAAGCATCTTCAAATTTGTTGTGGCATGCGAATGCCGCCATCCGGAGTAGCTTCGAGTTGATGTTAGCCATAGGACCATTTGCTATGCAAAGATCCGAACCCACCTGAAAGGTACAAGCGATATTGGCCACTTGAAACCCACATAGGTTTGCCTCCACGTCTGTGGATGCCGGATAAGCGCTGGTGGCATATAGAGGAAGATTGCTCTTCTTTCCAAGAACCAGTTGCAACATGTCGTCGATGTTTGGCATAAGTGGTTCGTGTTGGATTGGACCTCTGTCGAGCGTCTTTAGTCGATCTTTGCGCATTCGGACAATGACGTGTTCGAGTACGCGATACAGGTCGGTGATGTAGTTCCAGCCGGTGAGCCAGCTGCCATGGCTGAATCGGGTCTTCTCGGTCTGCCCTGACGCATCTATAATCCCGGCTAGGCCGTTGACCTGCTGCGGATATGCAACAGCGCATTGTAGTTCGGGGCACCGAACCACATGGCCGTCGATCAGCGCTGCATGGACTTCCAGGCGGTACATTGACCAGAAGAACTGCCGCCTTACATGCTTCTCCGGATATGTAAGATTCGAGGGCCAGCGCGCTTCAAAATGGAAGGTGTGCTGAGCTACTAATGTGTGGTAACGGCCCAGGCACTCATGGAATAGAGGGTCGTCCTTGAGCTGTGTGGCGGCCAGGGATAAAGTGCCAAGAACCTGTAAATACTCAAAGGCTTCGGAACTGCGGATGTCGCGATTTCTCTCCGGAATCGCCCTTTCTGCATCCTGCATGTAGGCCTCGTGATGCTCAGGGAGAAGAGGAGTGGGCGTATCCGGGTTGAATAAGGCGCCATCTCTGACGTGACACGAACTCAATGCGCATATGGCCATTAGCCGGGCGAAAGAAGCCCTGCTAGATGACAGGCTGGTTGCCTCCCATTCCTTGTGTAAGGACACCTCGTCGAAAAATGGAAATCTTCAGCCAATGTTAGCTTGTTCATTGTAGCGCAATAGATGCAGACCAAAAAGGGACGAGGGTGGGATGAACGCACACTGGGTATACAGCGTCAAAAAAGATGACGATGAGTCGATAGATGAGGGCCCTGCTCCCGTGGCGACTCTCGTCGTAGAACCACCTATCGCCATCGGCATCGTCAAAGGATTGAGAtttgttattattattcacTGAAGACGACGGCGACGTCTTTGATTTAACGCCTCGCTTGGCTGCAACACGGTTCCATGTGCAGGTCGCGCCGTGTTCGATGCAGGTCAGACAACTTGGCGTGCCACCAGGACTGGCGACGGAGGCGACCCCGCCTCCGTCGGGCACGGGCTTGCATTTCCGTCCTCGGCGATGGCAGAAATCGCAGGCCTTTGTGATGCGGCGACGCTTGATGCTGGGCTCGCTGTGCCGTCTGCTATCACCGTTTAGCAGATCGTCGTCTTCCTGTTTCTGGCCCATGATTCGAGCGAGCGCTGGACGCGTCGAATCTGGTCACGGGAGTCCCATCCGGCGGCGCGATGGCGAAGGACAATAGGCAATCGGGATGTTGGGCGGTGGATACaatatccgtacggatatcTTTCTCACACGAGGGATAACAGGTCAGGGAAAACCGGGTTAAGTTTTCCTACTGTCTGAGCCACGGTGAGGGGCCGCGCACCCCAAGGAATCCTTCTCTGTTCCTCCCTGGTACGGTTGACGGTCCACCGTCTGGCTACACGTGTGCTAATTGCCGATGAAATGGATGGATTCGCTGAAGAAATGCAGGCCCGATCTCGGATATGTAGATGAATGCGATCCGGAGGGGCACAATCGGCGGGAGGATGCCGTCTCTGTACAACCTCGAAATGGGGGCGGTTTTTCTGACCGGGCTGAAATGTGCTGGAGGAAACAGGCTGTGGCGGGGTTTTTTTCTGCGTTCTCCTTCTTTGCGTCCGAGGAGCGATCGGAAACATCAAACGTAGAATGAGATGAGGAGAACACACGGGCAGATCGAGGTTGAAATTGACACGGCCGGGAGAGTAGTGGAggtggagggggaggggacgTCGGGTGGACGTGGACTTGGAGCCGCGCCCCAGCGAGCAAACAGTCAATCTGACTAAGCCGATACGTACTCTTTCTTTGTGGCACACGCAGGGACGGGGAAGAAGGAAAGAGCGCTGCGAGGGAAggtacggcagactgcaagaggcactccgccaaaacacttttttcatGTATTAAagcagaaatcgtattttacaGTTACCCCACTACCCAGGATAGGGTCTAGACTAgtgtaataacttataaataggggttatagagatttacggcttaagagatattttaatttcgtaatatattagaccgtacggtagtatataaaatcgcacaATATCGTACCCcgatataaaagtttttcttctctttataactttattataaaaataactactactttttacccttttataagtaaaaatcactttttatttaagttattaaactaatagctcgcttatagatattataatatagatttataataacttttaatctctatataagacgttaccgaactaatcgaccttataatacctcCTCGTAAAGCTATTCCGAAACGACCGatcgataataatacttatataagctctactctttttatataataagaacgtataaacgtataagcctcgatattaataaaatctctttttacgggcttaaaagagcgggaacgaagtatttaataaataaaaaaagagctaaagtaattactaataattaatatctctattatattatataaagcatccttttttaagaacgaacttaacggtttctaattaacgacttatattaatatctaagttattaagaagtttattaggaaagtttagtttaatcgcttcttaacgtttattttatattaaaatataatacaatttattattttatattttataataaactaataaattcttttaatagagtagatagtatttctaattaatatataaaatccttataatatcttagagtactataaagtagcgtataaagctataagtttagagagattcctttttaaagctacgatcttatataaaaaagataattattaactttttattattttttaaactagaattaagttactagttattaaaccttagttagtaaagaagggaaaaggttatataaagctaattataactaaaactttaggTAAAACGACGTATAGAAATGTTCCGAAaacacggcttttaataagtattagtattaaactaacgataaagattaaggaggaattattagttaagtaagaaaagaagatcgttaagaaggaggtaaaggctaaaaaaaaggttaaaaaggataaaaacgataggaaaaacgagattataatagttcgataagaagataaagtttacgatagtaaataacttagtatactataagGATAGAAACGAGCAttctcgttaataaatagtttagaataaactataattatatttataattcctctttatccttagtattactcgtaattacgaagctatttaatgctctaaaattaattctaaagtcttctaatctctacttaacttatataataccgccctatagtttactaaataaagtaacttctagttagagcttattgcgtatatattactttagataaatacgaaaatattaatacgctttaaaataaggataattagcctcgctaaacttcgtacttttagctaatataattagggagcccttaataactaaggtataaatttataaggtAGCTTAAAGAAGATATACGTctagattattactattttaaatagcgtttaatagttattaaacttagttttagttaatcggctatataaagtcttatatagttcgtaacgtaggttaataatatagttactatagctaactagaaataacgtaagggcgacctttttaacgacgaattcgataagagttctaaatttatacgaagttaataaaattagaacgaattagtagtatatacgtaaatagaagtacaatctagttagagagtatatttatatagaatagcccttagaacttaagtagttagaagtattcttataaacgtaagtatacttatatatactaaaatatatattacttaccgactaatatactaatctactttaataaagacgattctactaactcttaatcttaacgttataaatacttttgcTAAAGATCTAGCAattatagaatataattagactttctattattaaacggtattataaaaggtagtaataaatactagacataagaacggtttcttttccttagtctaaacgaactcgtaataacataaatccccgttattaaataataataagatattatataaatatattccgggacgtataagtaaaaacccctatatagaactatataataaaccgcaAATAAGCATTAATACTAGCATAGATCTCAaatctaaatagtaaaagcttattatacgtatttaaaaactaaatataatttagtttaggagttataaaccctttataaCGGTACCTCatcttacttaactaatcttaaacttattatagaaaggttttgtaatatataaagtatagttcATCTcggctaataatataagcttattagcgaacctatatataaaaatactttttactataccctttagcatagtaaataacctctagtatattagaaaagaacttttttaatcattattatataattacgagctattttagtatttatcgttattaaagctaattctattaacgaagtattaataatcctatagccgtaattataaatcctttagactagagttaaaaaaggatatttttattgTTTAagcattattaaaaaaataattcttaaatacgaattaatagatctttagaaaagaccgtacgctcttctcgttataagtcctatttcgtaagttaacgtttaaaagttcgctttataattctagtaCTAGAAACTGTAAAGATatgtataataattatattataggtctaattactctctaactttataataattatcgtttaatataataaaaaattaatacgcggtcgtactattctaaaaaaagtagtaatatataaagtaagaaactaaaaaagaaattttaaataaggggtaaatatttatatataattatagcgatGTATAGGGGTATCCTTTTGCTTACtaggtcttataagtatatatatagaaatatagacGCTTATGGGgatctataatactaaaaaggatagaaaagtatataacgataatatataataaataaaagttctataattttattaaaaacgttaaactttggggggagcctttatatagttagttacggctttttatagGCTAAACTAAGCGCGTATACTCTAgtttatagctaataagtaccctacgACTACGTAAGGGCCTTACTACCCGGGTATTAAGCTTAACCGtactatatcttaatatatacctatataaactcttatactatactatataagaatatcaaattaattattttttacttagagtctatataagttagtaacgctctttataatcttatatactattatatataccctcttcgttatttttaacttacttagctacttatttaagggcttttGTTATCgtatagaggtatatagtaAGGATAGTACCTAGAGACTTAAGTAGAGCGCCGATATAGACTTTACTAcggcctttataattataactacgcttaacgaccttagtaagcgtattacgagttaatataaaccgttagtaaactataaatagatataaagtagtatagagtaacgtataagtaataacgagAGGCGTAACGAgcgtatactcgtatatagtagatatatagttataactaaagtagcccttatttataaaagtaatataattagtaaaaatgcTTTTACTAGCCTTATAACGGGCGCACGACTTAGTACTAGTCTTAgcgttactatatacggtcgtttagatagtattagtagcctaagtacgagttatagtaatatccgggggtatataatagctattcttagtaatcttagggttaagcttaatttaacgctagggctagattatacgggttaatatagtaatattagatagtatagggtagtatatactaacttatataatactaagattatagatttagtaaaaagtttttaaaaaggaagataaagagcttataaataatataagaatttatataataaggaagctattatatagaggtatacgtattaataaggaggtaagaggttattttataggacgtaaggttattaaggtACTACGTAGGTTAATATACGGGGACCGTCGggagctatatacccttaatacgggctagaacgctatattaagcgcttattataagtattatacggcgtacgtaattattaaaaaagggagtatcttatacgaaattattagtatatatacgtaaatagttaatactaaagaaaaaagtaaataaaaagaattaaattataaataggtatatacgcgtaattatacttataattacacatatattagcctaaaaagaagtacaatcattaattagtaaaaattgcACTAGTAATTGCGCATAAAATTGCctaattatacctaattaatatttctaattagtaaattgcgaatattatacttataattacgtatataattaggtaataataataaaagtaaagtagaaaagggtataaagtataataaagcgaaatataatcgctaataagtaactatagggGCGTAGGCAGATtacttaccttatttaaagaatattaagttagttaagaggaaagggaaattaattagtaatagaaattagtaaagaggatATGCCCCTTAGCTACCCTACTTtcgctaagtagtataaccgCCCTCACGTGACTACTATTACCTACGGTTATAAGcaattccttataataatatacgggatttattataatatttatttatacgtacgaaaaagtcgcgctattaatacctaaaatTTACAGTAgccgtaggtctattagaaagaacggttttggcggagtgcctcttgcagtctgccgtaggAAGGCCCGCGGTGTGTTGTTTCCTCCTTCGCGCGATAAGGTAACATCGACCCGCGCCTGCCTTCCGGTGCTTCTGCCTTCCCCAATTAGCCAACTTAGATCACGGGATCAAGGTGCTCCCGTACAGTTGTACCTCGCGTTGTTGCCCAATGGAAGTTTTCCAAAAACGGCACTTCGGTACGTACTCGCCGATGGCGCAGCCAGAGGTGGCTGTGCCGCAGCCACTGATCGCATGGCACCCCCGTCACAGTGTCCTTTCTTTGTTCCTCAATTTCAATATTCCATCTTTCCAACACGTTGCGCTGTTGGTTCTACACCGCATCTCTCATCCCCCCGGATCAGGCCCGGAGATAAGCCCGAATTCCACCCCTGGTTCTGTAAGTGGACAGATTTGGCCGTGGGGGTGGTTTAGCTCACCTCGCGTCTTGTGTCTTCCCTTGGTATTGCCCTTGAAGATGTCAACCCAACATGAGCTTTCGACTCTTTGGTGTCGTACTGACTGCGCCGACTGAGACACGCCAACGTCATGGGATCTGTGGCAATCCTGAATTATCGAGCTCCCATTCACTGTCAAAATCCTGGCTGATCAAATAAGCTCACCCAAGACCGCCTATCAGTCAGGCGTAGAATCATCTAGACGCGTTCGAGAGAAACCAACGCCAAGTTTCATCTTGAGACCAACACTCGAATGGCGCCGATCACTTCTTAGCACAGACATGGGCACGGGCAAGACATTCACAGACGATCGAAATGTTTGTGGGGTGAAGTGCGACGGCAGGTCCAGCCTGAATCTTGAATTCTAGCCCCCAGTGAAAGTCCATCGCCCGATCCGCTTGTGTGCTGGCTGCGATGACACCTCACAACCAGCGCCATTTATTACTCACTCAAAGAAAGCGCACGCATATTATTGGGTTGCCAGTTGATCAATCTTGGATACCACATGGTTACAGAGACTCAGAACCTTTTCTTTCATGCACATAATGGTTACGTAGCATGCACCTCGCACTTCCTTCTTGGCACCAAGTGTTCTTCAATCAACCAGATAACCAGAAAACAAGAAGCTGAACAACATTCCAATTCGCCCCTTACTTATTGCGTGCGGCAATCTTGCACAAACATCAACCAACAATGAATAGCGGTCAGGCGCGATTCTTAGCCCTGCAATTACATTCAAGCTGAACCCTCATCCCACTTTGCGCAGGATAAACGCCCAGGTGGGAGAGACAAGGGTGTCACTTCTGAAGTCTACGCCGCACTTGGCTCCCGTTGATCTCGGATAACTTTGGTGTGCACTGGGGTATAGGGAGATTCCAAATTCGTAAAATGCGACTAGACACAATCAAGATCGAATCCGCCTCATCTTCACAGTTTTGAAGAGAAAAGAAAACGTCTGCTTTCGCAATTGCCGCTGATACCCATCATATCTCTTCAGGTCATGCAACGTTACTCGCCTCTTCCTATGTACCTCTCTAGAAGCACCGAGAGTCGATGGCAAAGGTGATTCCGACATGACCTCAATATCACACTTCGGACAGAAGGCGTATTGCCAGTTCTGTTCAGACTGAGTAGGACGGCACCAACTTGCCGGtagtgtcggattggaagtctaattcgaccgcggcatacagccgactgcgcaggggctaattaggggccctatttataattatcgtagccagcctaacttacggttagaacctcttttttatacctacgcagatatttatatagtttaattaatctctttattaattacggttcgaactaactactttataatagggatactaatactaattagtagttaaattttactatcgtagattagtaaagtatctcgctacgtaaaaaaaacgacctcttaataccgcacggaataagagattcgtattaattaaccttatagaagtaaacgaaaaagggggcgattctcgaatgctatatagaattaagtaatcgtagccctttactacttacgagaggttaacgtttattacgttaaactacgttaattaacggaaccgcttaagtaactagttttttaccgtcgccttaagtagcctttttattaaataacttttccgtagccggcctgcgattagaaattaattagttaaattagtaaaaagaaatacctaCGCGGCGACTACTtacctagttaattagtacaaTAAGCGAGCtcaatagtataatataaaaaagtaccgcgcgattaagaaaagggatctctaaacgtaaatattcttagttagtatagtaGGAAgcgtataggagttattaagctaagagatttacggtatataaaaaaagtctattactattaagatCTTAtaggtacgaccttaagcccgcgatctagacGACCTCcccgtagctcccttaattaccccccgagtattacttaggaatatagtataggggacggtttaataagggaggaggggatttagagattacggagagtacgaggcttaggaggctagaagtatacggaaaagcggaaatcggtaattagtaaagatcccgagattaattactatatcgtcttacggtaatataaacgtttgccgctactattagaaaaaggaactactaaaacttacccttttatactaaataaaaaggaggattttaataagtacgatagctagcgatttagaagggtagtagtaatcgctagagagggtaaaaacgagagtagtagcgagatagtaagaggaagcgggaatttcctaaaccctaataaattcgttaagtagcgaaagtacggatttactacgaccggcgcgcggattaaatatatccccgttaagattaaatacgctagtaaccgctaatataagtataagctagggcacgacccttagtaagttagggtaaggaaGGAGAGGgcaaaacccgatcctaaatagaatccctatcccttataagtaggta
The Colletotrichum lupini chromosome 6, complete sequence DNA segment above includes these coding regions:
- a CDS encoding Asp/Glu/Hydantoin racemase — its product is MAPAIDQPVRLLCIIPISTTGMTDDLARVYHSTATLQITFVDGRDLDDCPPCIENHAQAISSTNAVLPRAIEYISNHSPHAVLVCCFSDHPLVYALEERYGDEVPVTGIFQAALQEATASGGKFGIVTTSTLWEQPLKDSADDLGFGTYSTGVAATGLSPLELESLDRDFVIDRIATSSKPLIDNGAESIILGCAGMAVLEDNILSALPPSIKTIDGVRSGMTILSRRIEETALTKPVLSLLDDTKTKIAVSSTMRDRQQIL